Proteins co-encoded in one Bacillus sp. FSL H8-0547 genomic window:
- a CDS encoding GNAT family protein, translating into METSFPVIETERLLLRKAVQEDAADMLRYLSDEEVVRHMGLNPFTSLQDVYGELDWYREIFQEGTGIRWAISLKESGIMIGSCGFLNRKPNHFRAEIGYELSRECWRKGIAAEALQAIISYGFDHLKLERIEALIEPSNSPSIKLAERQGFIREGLLRHYEYTCGKFDDLYMYSLLKMDWRSKENRTTADNTKKDI; encoded by the coding sequence GTGGAAACATCATTTCCTGTTATTGAAACAGAGAGATTGCTTTTGAGAAAGGCTGTTCAAGAAGATGCAGCGGACATGCTCCGCTATTTGTCTGATGAAGAAGTTGTCCGGCATATGGGTCTGAATCCATTTACATCTTTACAGGACGTTTACGGCGAATTGGATTGGTACCGGGAAATTTTTCAAGAAGGCACTGGCATCAGATGGGCAATCTCTCTTAAAGAATCAGGCATCATGATTGGAAGCTGCGGCTTCTTAAACAGAAAACCAAACCATTTCCGCGCTGAAATTGGCTATGAATTAAGCCGAGAGTGTTGGAGAAAAGGGATTGCGGCTGAAGCTCTTCAGGCCATTATCAGCTACGGGTTTGATCATTTAAAGCTTGAACGAATCGAAGCCTTAATTGAACCTTCCAATTCACCTTCCATAAAGCTCGCGGAAAGGCAAGGGTTCATCAGGGAAGGCCTGCTTAGACATTATGAATACACTTGCGGGAAATTTGATGATTTGTATATGTATTCACTTTTAAAAATGGATTGGCGCAGTAAAGAAAATAGAACAACAGCCGATAATACCAAGAAAGATATCTAA
- a CDS encoding amidase: MDLHTYASFDATGLAELVKKREVSPHELADAAFKQIENVNPLVNGVVRTRQEKALKEIQELKEDSQPFAGVPMLLKDISQAVEGEPLTAGSKLLTNNTAKRDSHFVARLRKAGFTLIGHTNTPEFGLRNITEPELHGATKNPWNTKFSAGGSSGGSAAAVASGMVPIAGASDGGGSIRIPASFTGLFGLKPTRGRTPVGPSVGRQWHGASIDFVLTKSVRDSAAMLDLLQVIQPEAAFHTPLFEGKYTDTLKSGMKKPLRIAFQTQSPVGTKVSSEAEEAVHRMAGWLESQGHQVEERGNGIDGVRLMENYYTMNNGEMSATILDLEKMLGRPIAANDVDIVTWVLSTAGHSVTAAEFSKSLAEWDFAAAQMAAFHETFDLYLTPATAFAAPEIGELMQKEEEIQTLLKISERHKDEHLPFVYDMFLKSLTYTPFTQLANLTGQPAMSVPTHMTKQGLPLGVQFIAPKGREDLLVSLAGDIEQTQLWMGMEGNPFF, encoded by the coding sequence ATGGATTTGCATACATACGCGTCCTTCGATGCAACCGGTCTTGCAGAATTGGTTAAAAAAAGAGAGGTTTCCCCTCATGAACTGGCAGATGCTGCATTTAAGCAGATTGAAAATGTCAATCCGCTAGTAAACGGTGTTGTCCGAACCAGGCAGGAGAAAGCACTGAAGGAAATACAGGAGCTGAAAGAGGATTCCCAGCCGTTTGCAGGAGTTCCGATGCTGCTGAAAGACATTTCACAGGCTGTTGAAGGAGAACCTCTGACTGCGGGTTCAAAGCTTTTGACAAACAATACAGCGAAAAGAGATTCCCATTTTGTCGCGCGTTTAAGAAAAGCAGGTTTTACTTTGATCGGCCACACAAACACACCGGAATTCGGTTTGAGAAACATTACGGAACCTGAACTGCACGGTGCGACTAAAAATCCGTGGAACACAAAGTTTTCAGCCGGCGGTTCAAGCGGCGGTTCAGCGGCCGCTGTGGCATCAGGAATGGTGCCGATAGCCGGTGCCAGCGACGGCGGAGGCTCCATCCGGATTCCGGCCTCTTTTACCGGCCTTTTCGGATTAAAACCTACAAGAGGAAGAACTCCAGTCGGGCCAAGTGTGGGCAGGCAATGGCACGGGGCATCCATTGATTTTGTCCTGACAAAATCAGTGCGGGACAGTGCTGCGATGCTTGATCTTCTGCAGGTGATCCAGCCGGAAGCAGCCTTTCATACGCCTTTGTTTGAAGGGAAATATACGGACACTCTTAAATCAGGAATGAAAAAGCCGCTGCGGATTGCTTTTCAGACCCAGTCACCAGTTGGGACAAAAGTAAGCAGCGAAGCAGAAGAGGCCGTTCATCGCATGGCCGGCTGGCTTGAAAGTCAGGGGCACCAAGTAGAGGAACGCGGAAATGGTATAGACGGAGTCAGACTGATGGAGAATTATTATACGATGAACAATGGAGAGATGTCGGCAACGATTCTTGACTTGGAGAAGATGCTTGGGCGGCCGATTGCGGCAAATGACGTGGACATTGTGACCTGGGTTCTGAGTACGGCCGGGCATTCTGTAACAGCGGCCGAATTTTCTAAGAGTCTTGCAGAGTGGGATTTTGCAGCAGCTCAGATGGCAGCTTTCCATGAGACGTTTGATTTGTATCTGACACCTGCGACTGCCTTTGCCGCACCGGAAATTGGAGAATTAATGCAAAAGGAAGAAGAAATTCAGACGCTGCTGAAAATCAGCGAACGCCATAAGGACGAGCATCTTCCATTTGTCTATGACATGTTCCTGAAAAGCTTGACGTACACGCCGTTTACCCAGCTGGCCAATTTGACGGGACAGCCGGCAATGAGTGTCCCAACGCATATGACAAAACAAGGACTCCCGCTTGGAGTTCAGTTTATAGCGCCTAAAGGAAGAGAAGACTTGCTTGTTTCACTTGCAGGAGACATTGAACAAACGCAATTGTGGATGGGGATGGAAGGAAATCCGTTTTTTTGA